The Alphaproteobacteria bacterium DNA segment AGGCCTGCATCGGTATCCAACAATAGCCGCAGCTCCTCGATCCCGCTGTTGGCGTCGCGTTCAAGATGTGCAAAAAATCCGTGCAGCCGGTCCCCATAGGCCTGCTGTCCGGGCGTGTCGATATACACACACCACTCTGGAAGGTGGTAGAGAATATCGCATGGCAGGTCGCCCGAGATCGACGTGTCGGCCAGGGCGGCGTAGAGCGCGGGATCATAGCGGTAGATACCCTGCGTTGGTCGCCAGGCAGCCAGCGCCGCGAGGCGACTCACCCCGGCGATATCACCCACGCCGAGCCTGTGAGGGCCGCCCCCGCTGACTATGGCGTAGGCCGCCGCCATAGGGCAGTAGCACCACTCCGGCCAGTCTGGCAGCCCTCTCCCGCGATCTTGGCGATAGGCGTCGTACTGACGCCACGCGCCGGGGTAGTCTCTGGACGCAGCGATAAGATGCGCCCGAGAGCGCGTGAGCTCACCGCGATTTGGCACGGAGCCGCCTCGCCGCAGCCAGCGCCAAACGAATGCCCACACTGATAACTCCGCCGCCGATCTCCCGCGCCAACGCACGGTCCGCCTCGGACAGATAGACCTCTATCGATTTTCCGCCCTCCATCATCTGTGGCCGGCCAGGCTTGCGCAGCTTATTCATTGTGTGTCCCATGCTTCAGAAAAATCTCGGTCTGAAAATAGCTCAGCTAATCCGCCGATCTGCTTCAAACGAAGTACTTCGTCCGTATCCATCCCCAGTTCTTTGGCGATCCGCTTGTCGTCCCAATTGCGCTTGGATAGTTCTATGACTATGTCCGACATGGCTGAAACCATATGCCGCCCGCGCGCGCGGTTATGGCGGATTGTAGCGGCGATCCGATCTGATCTGGACGTACGGTCAGTATTCACTGTAGTGACCGGCAGATAGCCGTGCAGCCGATCCCGTATATCTAAAGTCTCGCGTCCGACGCGATTCCGATGAAACCCGTCGATCACTGTACGGGAATCATCGGAATCTGCATAGGTGACAATTGGCTGCGTATATCCATCCTCGCGCACTGAATGCTCCAAGAGGCGCATTTCTGGGGGGGCCACCTTGTTCGGATTGTAATCGTTCGCTTCGATTTCCTCAGCTTTAACCCAAAGGATTAGGTCGACTGGCTCCTGAGAAAATGGGCTGACCAAATGTAGTTCTGTGCGCACGCGGTTGAGTTCAGCAACCCGCTGGTCAAGTGGCAGTACAGAGATGGCCTCGACCAAAGCCGCGCTCAATGCTGCTATATCCCCCATCGTAACCTCCTATTCTTCATGACACTGAGATAGCGTTCATACGACTCGCTCTTTGTTTGCGAGAAACTTAACCCCTTGCACCAATAGTCGTTTCTCAGAAGAGCCTTGCAGATGCGAGTCCAGCTTGGCTTTTTGCGATCATTCATCTCCCCTTCATCGGGGATGCCGCTCGGATAGCTGCGGTCCTCGTACCACTTGATGAAGACGGCAATTTTATTACGATAATGCTCTGCTGTATGCGCAGGCATGGATGCTAGAAGTAACTCGGCAAAACTCTCCCATGTATGGCCGGGAGGTTTCTTGATTTTAGAAACCCCCGTGATATTGCCGCGCTCCTGCGCATAAAGAGCGCCGCTGTTGGCACCGTTGACGCGGGCTACGACTTTGCCCCATGT contains these protein-coding regions:
- a CDS encoding ParB-like nuclease domain-containing protein; this translates as MGDIAALSAALVEAISVLPLDQRVAELNRVRTELHLVSPFSQEPVDLILWVKAEEIEANDYNPNKVAPPEMRLLEHSVREDGYTQPIVTYADSDDSRTVIDGFHRNRVGRETLDIRDRLHGYLPVTTVNTDRTSRSDRIAATIRHNRARGRHMVSAMSDIVIELSKRNWDDKRIAKELGMDTDEVLRLKQIGGLAELFSDRDFSEAWDTQ